A window of the Nocardia sp. NBC_01329 genome harbors these coding sequences:
- a CDS encoding MlaD family protein has translation MKIGPLASLGGIAAITVLGASYLTFGVVRADPFADYLNASLVLDDSGGLGVGSPVLLTGIEVGRVTSVDRVADGVEVGFRVGDSHHLPTDSVVTVEHLSALGEPYVQFAPKTGAGPYVRDGQRLESEDIHSPLSIPEAARMVTRTMNQLDPATMGSLVRTLRDALHGTDAALPELTRAADLLAATIMSREPRIAELLDNFETAAADSDWSGPATSAAATEFTRFAEVLDDFVEAVGRFTGAEGSPERYLNDGGLVPFLQRLREFLDEAGPELAALQPGLVPLTDALNGSVSQLDIGSLLGQALQSTTDDSVRLRVGVK, from the coding sequence ATGAAGATCGGGCCACTGGCATCGCTGGGCGGTATCGCGGCCATCACCGTGCTCGGCGCGAGCTATCTGACCTTCGGAGTGGTCCGTGCGGACCCGTTCGCCGACTACCTGAATGCCTCCCTGGTGCTCGACGATTCCGGCGGTCTCGGCGTGGGGTCGCCGGTCCTGCTCACCGGTATCGAGGTCGGCCGGGTGACCTCGGTGGACCGCGTCGCCGACGGCGTGGAAGTCGGCTTCCGGGTCGGCGATTCGCATCACCTGCCCACCGACAGCGTCGTCACCGTGGAACACCTGTCGGCGCTGGGTGAGCCGTATGTCCAGTTCGCCCCCAAGACCGGCGCCGGCCCCTATGTGCGAGACGGACAACGGCTGGAATCGGAGGATATCCACAGCCCGCTGTCCATTCCGGAAGCCGCGCGAATGGTCACCCGGACGATGAACCAGCTCGACCCGGCCACCATGGGATCGCTGGTGCGGACGTTGCGCGACGCCCTGCACGGCACCGACGCCGCACTCCCCGAACTCACCCGGGCCGCGGATCTGCTCGCGGCGACGATCATGTCCCGGGAACCGCGGATCGCCGAACTGCTCGACAATTTCGAGACCGCCGCCGCCGACAGCGACTGGTCCGGCCCGGCCACCTCGGCCGCGGCCACCGAGTTCACCCGGTTCGCCGAAGTGCTGGACGATTTCGTCGAGGCGGTGGGCAGGTTCACCGGTGCCGAGGGGTCACCGGAGCGGTACCTGAACGACGGCGGCCTGGTGCCGTTCCTGCAGCGTCTGCGTGAATTCCTCGACGAGGCCGGGCCCGAACTTGCCGCCCTGCAACCCGGGCTCGTCCCGCTCACCGACGCATTGAACGGTTCGGTGTCGCAGTTGGATATCGGCAGTCTGCTCGGCCAGGCGTTGCAGAGCACCACCGACGATTCGGTGCGACTGCGGGTCGGGGTGAAATAG
- a CDS encoding MlaD family protein encodes MTARIVLDRTRLRRGLAACGLAVALGISGCAFDPSDIPVPGAVVAGDSYRLRIEFTNVLNLPARAKVIANGAQVGNVDKVEVVPGDAAGPGYVVVEIEVQDSVELPATTVAELRQNTVLGDIHIALTTPLDGYDTLLRPGDTITREHTRPPVQLEDTMAAIAFFVNSGSVGQLQDIVNRVNSVLPQDPAETKRIAQVLATDTVDLAAHLDQVDLLLNGVASNAEVMHGIQDELDNILRPESVQQMNAATGSIAGVTEIFGGLGPVGGSLAWLAPIAQSGGAAATALIPLVTGGPLDLRQPSNLNLLVALLRDKVIPFVENGAQVNVRSVHAGDPLSTGDQVHRIIETLRMIGAVR; translated from the coding sequence ATGACCGCGCGGATCGTCCTGGACCGCACCCGGTTGCGGCGCGGGCTGGCCGCGTGCGGGCTGGCCGTTGCCCTGGGTATCTCCGGTTGCGCGTTCGATCCTTCCGATATCCCGGTGCCCGGGGCCGTGGTCGCCGGGGACAGCTACCGGTTGCGGATCGAGTTCACCAATGTGCTGAACCTGCCGGCCCGGGCGAAAGTGATCGCCAACGGTGCCCAGGTCGGCAATGTGGACAAGGTCGAGGTCGTGCCCGGTGACGCCGCGGGGCCGGGATATGTGGTCGTCGAGATAGAGGTGCAGGATTCGGTGGAGTTACCGGCGACCACGGTGGCCGAGCTCCGGCAGAACACCGTCCTGGGCGATATCCATATCGCGCTGACCACTCCACTCGACGGATACGACACCCTGCTACGCCCGGGCGACACCATCACCCGCGAACACACCCGGCCGCCGGTGCAGCTCGAGGACACCATGGCCGCGATCGCGTTCTTCGTGAACAGCGGTTCGGTGGGGCAGTTGCAGGACATCGTCAACCGCGTCAATTCGGTATTGCCCCAGGATCCGGCGGAAACGAAACGGATCGCGCAGGTCCTGGCCACCGATACGGTCGATCTCGCGGCGCATCTGGACCAGGTCGACCTCCTGCTGAACGGCGTCGCGTCGAACGCCGAGGTGATGCACGGAATCCAGGACGAGCTGGACAATATCCTGCGGCCCGAATCGGTTCAGCAGATGAACGCCGCCACCGGATCCATCGCCGGAGTGACCGAGATCTTCGGCGGACTCGGTCCGGTCGGCGGATCGCTGGCCTGGCTGGCGCCGATCGCCCAGTCCGGTGGTGCGGCCGCCACGGCCTTGATCCCGCTGGTGACCGGAGGTCCGCTCGATCTGCGGCAGCCGTCGAATCTGAACCTGCTGGTCGCGCTGTTGCGGGACAAGGTGATTCCGTTCGTGGAGAACGGAGCGCAGGTGAATGTTCGATCCGTACACGCCGGAGATCCGCTGTCCACCGGCGATCAGGTGCATCGGATCATCGAAACCCTGCGCATGATCGGAGCCGTGCGATGA